From the genome of Loxodonta africana isolate mLoxAfr1 chromosome 4, mLoxAfr1.hap2, whole genome shotgun sequence:
aacaaacaaaaaaaattctttatagaACTCAGGGGACCAGCCTTGTCTTGGCTTGCCAGGGTCCGGCTGgtgaacagaagctgagagacctCTTCTGTACTAAGTTGATCCTCCAACTGCAAGAGAAAGCACTGCTGAGGCTCCAACTGGGGCCAGCTGTCTggttcctccccacccccacaacTAGGAGGAGACCATAGGGTTTGCTCTAAGCCCAGAGAGACCACAAATGAATCCTCACTGAGTTACTACCTCCAGCTGCCCTAAGAATGACAGTAAGCCTGCCTTACAGAGGAAGCATCCAGCAGGCTGCTGTGCCAAGCATCAGGAAAGCATTTGGGTTCTTAGAGAATGCCATGAACGACTGATGCTTTGAGCAGCAAGGCAGCCACAGGAAGCTGGTCTCAGTGACTGACGGCCAAGCTAGTTTGGTAGCAGGCCATTACCATAGGTCTGAACTCCCCCAACTAAGGAGTTCAAAATGTAGATGGGTATTTTGACTTTCAAAGTCCCATCCTGAACTGTGGTGTCATCGTGATGTGAAagactttttatttaaaatataatagaTTCTTCTGTGTTAGGAATTGAGGTGGAAAATACATCAGATTTATTGCATTCTTCTGTCTCAGTAGTTCACAAAAGTTCTCCCATGAGGCCTGGGCATCATTAGAGAAGACCCACCCAGCCCAAGACCCCTCAGGGAGGTGAGGAAGATGAGAGAAGGCAGAGATACAGACCTCCTGCCCTTGCCTCAGCCAGATCAACTTGACTTTTGTCTGTTCTCAATGTTGGTTTTTATAAAAGTTTTGGTTTAGTAAAAAGTTATGACAAAAAGTTTATGACTAACTCAGGTATATTTTTAGTTCCATATAAGCTTGTTTTGTCCTCTCTTTTAATTCCAGATCCAGGAAAAGTgtgtgcaaaacaaaacaaaatcaaaccaaacccaaacctacttACCAAATGGAGAGGTCTAACTGACTTGCAAATATCAAAAGAAATTTGATTCATGGTGTTCCCTCCAAGCTATCAGAATCACATGAAAGATGGAAATTGAGTTCATTCTGTTTCAGTCTAGGAATTATtccataagaaaataaaatcGATTATTCTGACCTCTCtgaggatgtgggagaaagaGCATTACCACATTGGTATTGTCATCAGCTCTAAGTTCCAAGGCTACTGGAGGCAATTGATTGTGACACCACCATTCCTTCAAAGGCCATAGTAGACCCTGGAAAGGGGTGCTCAGAGGGTGGAAACCAACATTTATTTAGGATCTCCTATGTGTCAggaaggaaacccttgtggcgtggtggttaagtgctacagctgctaaccaaagggttggcagtttgaatccaccaggcgctccttggaaactccatggggcagttctactgtgtctataaggttggtatgagtcggaatcaactcagcggcaatgggtttggttggtttagaTGTGTCAGGggctgtgctaagcacttttcaTTCATAATTTCACTGAATCCTCAAACAGTTCTTGCAAGGAAAATGTGATTGACCCATGACACGAATTGGTAAAGTGAAACTCAGAAAGCTTAAGTGTTTTAAAGAGGCAAACAACAGGTCTCCTGGGCTCTATGAGGTACTTGGGCTTTGCAGCAAGTTAATgtgagtttgaattctggcttCACCACTTAGTGTAtgaatgaccttgagcaagtcatgcccgactctgaatctcagtttccacatttgCTTAATCAAATCAGGAGTCCTTTTCAGGTTTGAAACCTCTCTGATGCTCAATCTGATTTTACAGTAGAAGCAGTTAAGCAAAAAAGTGAACATTTGAGCTGTCCTGCATATAAAAAGATTAAGGGAACTTAATGCTAAAAagagtagtccctgggtggcgcaaatggttaagcacttgacttccagctgaaaggttgacagttcgaacccacccagaggcagctcagaagacaggcctgacaatctgcttccgaaaggtcacagccttgaaaactctatggagcagttctactctgcatacatgaggTCAGCACGAATCAAGATAGATTTGAGGGCAACTAAAACAACACCAACAATGCTAAAAAGATTAAGAGGTCTTAGCACAtgatcttcttttaattaatattccTGGCCACCTGCCTACTAATTCAACAGATAGGGAATTGCTAGGATTGGGCATAGACAAGCTTCTTGGCTACAAGCTGCTAAGGAATTGGTGAAATTAGCACAAATGCAGTACGTGGTGAATGAGTTAGTGTTTATGAGTGTGATGCAAACTCCAGGAGACATAATGGATTCCAGAAGGATCTGTGTGGTTTGAGATTGTTGGGGAAGCATCAAGAAGAGGTCGAGACATTGGAGAATGTGTAGGTTGAGGAGATGTGGGGAGAGGAAAGATGTCAGGAGCTGCTGGGGGGAAGACTGTGAGGATATCAGACTCCCCTCTTAAGCCAGGCCACTCTGCATTTGATTTGTACAGACAAGCCCACAGGGTACGGCTCCAGCAGTCGGCGGGCACCTCAGACGGGCATCGTGGATGAGTGCTGCTTCCGGAGCTGCGATCTGAGGAGGCTGGAGATGTACTGCGCACCCCTCAAGCCCTCCAAGTCAGCTCGCTCCGTCCGTGCCCAGCGCCACACTGACATGCCCAAGGCTCAGAAGGTAAGCCAGCCTGGGTGGGATCCAGCCATCCTTGAGTGATCTCCTTGAGTGGGGATGGGCCAAGCAGAAATTATGTGCCGTAGTCTCCTAGtttagagttcctgggtggtgggaATGGTTCCcatgcttggcttctaaccaaaaggttggtggcttgagtccacccacaggtgcctcggaagaaaggactggtgatctactttcaaaaaatcagccattgaaaaccctatggagcacaattctaccctgacacacacagggccaccatatgttggagtcaactcgacagcaactggtagtcACCTAGTTTACAGGTCAAGAAAGCTCCATTCCCATCTTAGATGTTCATCCTTTTGATCCTTTGGCATTGCAagttctctccccactgctctggATGATCCCGAAGACGGGGTAGAGAGCAGTGATTAAACCACTGGCAGCAGACAAGACTGAAGTCACCACTCACCGGCTGCAAGCCCTTGGGCAAATAACCCAACCGATccaagcctcagttccctcaggaAGACGGAGATAATCAGGATGTCTACCACATCAGATCGTTGTAGAAATGAAGTCAGTCAATGCACATGTGATGCTTTTCATGTGCCTGCACCAAGTTGTGTTGAATAAGTGTTAACGTCTgtcattattactgttattaataACAAGACATGTAACCTTTTGAACTCTGGGATTTTGTGATGGTGCAAAGTGAAAAAACACTCTAAAATGGGAGCTATTTGAAATTCACATTCAGTGGCAAATATAACTTTTTTTAGATGTTAAAAATAGAAATTTCTGTTCGGCTCTAAGAGCACCTAGAAAATTCTAAGGATCAAAATCGGCAGGTGTCTTTTCCTAAAGCTAGACTTTGAACAAAGCTTAGAGGTACTGTTCATGCACATTAGCCACTTGACGaatttttgttgaatgagtgaatgaatgaatgaccaaaTGAATACGAGCAATTAACTAAAATTTTAGTTCATTCATGATTAGaatgagaaccaaaaaaaaaggtgaaggaGGAAAAAGTAAAACCAGGATGAGTAGAGAAATAAACAGCTCTCATTTAGTTCTCCTCAGAGATTCTTAAAAATGCCAGCGTGtggttttcacctttggagccaAAACTAACATTGCGCAGGAAGCATGAGATGAGAGACCAAGTTCACAAtgacaccttggctgcttcctgGTCCTAAACTGCAGCCAAGGCTGAAGGAGGGCTGTGGGTTTCCCAGAGGTGCGTTCCTGGACAGCCACCCTGGGAACCAGAAAGAACAAAGTAGCCAGTGGGGGAGTCAGGGAGCACATACCTCAGAAGTAACTTTTAGGTGAATGTGTCAGGAAACTGCTTGAGGGGGTGAAGGCAGGTTAATTCTTTCTCTTCCAAATTGACCTAGTTCCTCTTGATGTCGGCGGGTGTCAGAGATGAGTCCCAAAGATCGGCAATGTTGGGTCCTGGGACTGAGGTACAGACACATCTCCCGCGCTGATGCTCCATCCCTCACACCATATGGAGCCCAAACTCAGAGGTTCTGTCTTCAGGGACACCGCAGGAACTGCCTGTTCTCAATACAATTATTTTTGTAATGTTTACAGCATCGGCCCCCatctaccaacaagaaagcaatgAAGTCTCAGAGGAGAAGGAAAGGTGGGCCAATGAAACACCCAGGAGGGAGGCAGAATGAGGGGGCAGAAGCATGTCAGCAGATCAGAGGACAGAAGAAAGAGCAGAGAAGGAAGGCTGGAAGTAGAAACTCTGAACACAGAGGCCAAAGAGGAAAATGGACGCAAGAAGTAGCACGCAGACAGAGGCAAGGGCAAtgagagagaaacagacagcAGAAAAGAAAGCAGGAAACGCCATAGAGGAAATGAAGACACATGGCCTGGTGGAGCGAGATAACACATGATGGAAGGAAGAGGAGTAAACATGCTGTAGAATGTAGCTATAAAcagtggagaaaatggaaaagaaaaatgtaatacCCAAGAAAGTCCAAAGAAACCACAGTGccaagaatgaaaaaagaaataaaagaa
Proteins encoded in this window:
- the IGF1 gene encoding insulin-like growth factor I isoform X1, yielding MGKISSLPTQLFKCCFCDFLKVKVHIMSSSHLFYLALCLLTFTSSATAGPETLCGAELVDALQFVCGDRGFYFNKPTGYGSSSRRAPQTGIVDECCFRSCDLRRLEMYCAPLKPSKSARSVRAQRHTDMPKAQKHRPPSTNKKAMKSQRRRKGGPMKHPGGRQNEGAEACQQIRGQKKEQRRKAGSRNSEHRGQRGKWTQEVARRQRQGQ